The proteins below are encoded in one region of Fibrella aestuarina BUZ 2:
- a CDS encoding NAD(P)/FAD-dependent oxidoreductase — MTTLIIGAGLSGLTAAHQLQQNGHSVTLLDKGRGVGGRLATRRLGRDAEASRADHGAQYFSARSPELQALVHNWQAQGLVQEWHIEQSDPASFQHPRYAVTGGMSQLAKQLAQGLDVRTGERATYLTQTDTGWQVRCDSGLTLSADALLLTLPAPQAIALLNESGVTLAEADQQALTSIHYEPCLAVMLRLNQPSQLPKPGGLKLPDGPVSWLADNQQKGVSEQPTVTIHASHAYSQQHLDDADLTALIPELLAAVSDYVPADRIVESQMHRWRYSNATKRHPDPMLAATLPGSGTLLFGGDGFGNGNVEGAFLSGLAMARHVTGQRAA; from the coding sequence TTGACTACACTAATTATCGGCGCGGGGCTATCGGGCCTCACCGCCGCCCACCAATTACAACAGAACGGCCATAGCGTTACCCTGCTCGACAAAGGGCGCGGCGTAGGCGGTCGGCTGGCTACCCGTCGGCTCGGTCGCGATGCCGAAGCGAGTCGGGCCGACCATGGCGCGCAGTATTTCTCGGCCCGCTCGCCCGAATTGCAGGCACTGGTGCACAATTGGCAGGCGCAGGGCTTGGTGCAGGAATGGCATATTGAACAGTCGGACCCGGCATCGTTTCAGCATCCGCGCTATGCCGTAACGGGGGGCATGAGCCAACTAGCGAAACAGCTCGCGCAGGGGCTCGATGTCCGCACGGGCGAACGGGCAACGTACCTGACGCAAACCGACACCGGCTGGCAGGTACGTTGCGACAGTGGCCTGACGCTCAGCGCCGATGCCCTCCTGCTCACCCTGCCCGCCCCGCAAGCCATCGCCCTGCTCAACGAATCGGGGGTTACGTTGGCCGAAGCGGACCAACAGGCACTGACCTCCATTCACTATGAACCCTGCCTCGCCGTGATGCTCCGCCTGAACCAGCCGAGCCAACTGCCTAAGCCCGGTGGCCTGAAGTTGCCGGACGGGCCGGTTTCGTGGCTGGCCGATAATCAGCAGAAAGGCGTCTCGGAGCAACCAACCGTAACGATTCACGCCAGCCACGCCTACAGCCAACAACACCTCGACGACGCCGATTTGACCGCGCTTATCCCCGAGCTACTGGCCGCCGTGAGTGACTACGTACCGGCCGACCGCATCGTCGAGAGTCAGATGCACCGCTGGCGCTACAGCAACGCGACCAAACGCCACCCGGACCCGATGCTGGCGGCGACCCTGCCTGGCTCAGGTACGTTGCTGTTTGGCGGCGACGGCTTCGGCAACGGCAACGTCGAGGGAGCGTTTCTGTCTGGTCTGGCGATGGCGCGACACGTAACCGGACAGCGTGCGGCCTGA
- a CDS encoding C40 family peptidase encodes MCRIALSLLWLLSSAQRSSTSHQFYQQHQQALHQLLGQAATPTEIRALLGYVLDQQHTDVEPNRYFQPTRPPLAVWLARQRGDQASAGRLATTVVYPLLRYVLPRAITPPTPPTSPATRVAAAAYRYVGVRYGPPTFNPRTNQGTLDCSGLVNLALADAGIMYPRGVGSGATEGIVNSSRFYAVPGSPLPGDLLARQHGGAWRHIGIYVGDGYLIEAPYRGTVVRRVAYRPEKWLRILRIR; translated from the coding sequence ATGTGCCGGATCGCGCTTAGCCTACTATGGCTGCTGAGCAGTGCACAGCGGTCATCGACTAGTCACCAGTTTTACCAGCAACACCAACAGGCCCTGCACCAGTTGCTGGGACAGGCGGCGACCCCAACCGAGATTCGGGCGTTGCTCGGCTACGTGCTGGATCAGCAGCATACCGACGTTGAGCCCAATCGCTATTTCCAGCCAACCCGCCCCCCGTTAGCTGTCTGGCTGGCCCGGCAGCGGGGCGACCAGGCCAGCGCCGGGCGGCTGGCCACCACCGTGGTGTACCCGTTGCTGCGGTATGTGCTCCCACGCGCCATTACACCGCCCACGCCACCGACATCACCGGCTACCCGGGTGGCTGCCGCGGCGTATCGGTATGTCGGCGTTCGGTACGGTCCGCCTACCTTCAACCCACGGACCAACCAGGGTACGCTCGACTGCTCAGGCCTGGTCAATCTGGCGCTGGCCGATGCAGGCATAATGTACCCACGGGGCGTGGGCAGTGGCGCTACGGAGGGGATCGTTAACAGTTCCCGCTTTTACGCTGTCCCAGGTAGTCCGTTGCCGGGTGATCTGCTGGCGCGGCAGCATGGGGGCGCCTGGCGCCACATCGGCATTTACGTTGGTGATGGTTACCTGATCGAGGCCCCCTACCGCGGCACCGTAGTTCGCCGGGTGGCCTACCGCCCCGAGAAATGGCTTCGCATTCTCCGGATTCGGTGA
- a CDS encoding CvfB family protein translates to MITIGRKNRLTALRLTSVGMFLGDDDGNDILLPNKYVPADLREDDEIEVFVYTDSEDRPIATTLRPAVERDQFGALQCVANTSFGAFMDWGLEKDLLVPLQEQQEPLTIGRWYVVYCGYDKQSGRLIGSTRINTLIDDEAPDTINEGDEVEALVYERTDLGLNAIVNGQFRGLFYANELFKPLRNGDRLRAYVKRVRDDRRVDLSVQPIGVASLEPNAATILAKLRASDGFLPLTDASDPQLIYRALEMSKKAFKKAVGTLYKDRKIDIKTDGIYLKSE, encoded by the coding sequence ATGATTACAATTGGACGGAAGAACCGACTAACGGCCCTGCGCCTGACCAGCGTGGGTATGTTTCTGGGTGACGATGACGGGAACGACATTCTGTTACCCAACAAATACGTACCCGCCGACCTGCGCGAAGACGACGAAATCGAGGTGTTTGTCTATACCGACTCGGAAGACCGGCCCATCGCCACCACACTCCGGCCCGCCGTGGAGCGCGATCAGTTTGGGGCGTTGCAGTGCGTAGCCAATACCTCGTTTGGGGCGTTTATGGACTGGGGTCTCGAAAAAGACCTGCTCGTACCGCTTCAGGAACAGCAGGAACCCCTCACCATCGGCCGCTGGTATGTGGTCTATTGCGGCTACGACAAGCAATCTGGGCGGCTGATTGGGTCCACGCGCATCAACACGCTCATCGACGACGAAGCCCCGGATACCATCAACGAAGGCGACGAGGTGGAAGCGCTGGTGTATGAACGCACCGACCTCGGCCTGAACGCTATTGTGAACGGACAATTCAGAGGCCTGTTTTACGCCAACGAACTCTTCAAGCCACTCCGAAACGGCGACCGGCTCCGCGCCTACGTAAAACGCGTCCGCGACGACCGCCGCGTCGACCTAAGCGTACAGCCGATTGGGGTGGCCAGCCTCGAACCCAACGCCGCAACGATTCTGGCCAAACTCCGGGCGAGCGATGGCTTTTTGCCCCTCACCGACGCCTCAGATCCGCAACTCATCTACCGAGCGCTGGAAATGAGCAAGAAAGCCTTCAAAAAGGCGGTAGGTACGTTGTATAAAGACCGCAAAATCGACATCAAAACAGACGGGATTTATCTAAAGAGTGAATGA
- a CDS encoding L-threonylcarbamoyladenylate synthase produces MIGTDLQSAKRYLEAGNVVGIPTETVYGLAGNALNPDAVLTIFRVKNRPAFDPLIVHTDSLDKVRSLVTELPPLAEALAEAFWPGPLTLLLPKQPHVPDLTTSGLPRVAVRIPNHSLTISLLQQLDFPLAAPSANPFGYISPTTAWHVEQQLGDQVPYILDGGPCGVGLESTIVGFDTDGEPTVYRLGGLALEALEAVVGRSFRVQSHSASNPSAPGMLSSHYAPRKPTALLNDAAGYVASPTAGALVFNDYLPNIPTEQQLRLSPTGDLNEAAKNLFSYLRQLDAMPVERIYIQPVPDEGLGRAINDRLRRAAA; encoded by the coding sequence ATGATTGGTACTGACCTTCAATCGGCAAAACGTTACCTCGAAGCGGGTAACGTGGTGGGGATTCCGACCGAGACGGTCTACGGACTGGCAGGGAATGCACTAAACCCCGACGCCGTCCTCACCATTTTCCGGGTCAAGAACCGGCCCGCCTTCGACCCGCTCATCGTCCATACCGATTCGCTCGACAAAGTGCGTTCGCTGGTGACGGAGTTGCCCCCGCTGGCCGAGGCGCTGGCCGAGGCGTTCTGGCCGGGGCCGCTGACCCTGTTGCTGCCCAAACAGCCTCACGTCCCCGACCTCACCACGTCGGGGCTGCCCCGTGTGGCCGTCCGTATCCCGAATCATTCCTTGACGATCAGCTTGTTACAACAGCTTGATTTCCCGCTGGCCGCGCCCAGTGCCAATCCGTTTGGCTACATCAGCCCAACCACGGCCTGGCACGTCGAGCAGCAACTGGGCGATCAGGTGCCTTATATTCTGGATGGTGGCCCGTGTGGCGTCGGGCTTGAATCGACGATTGTCGGCTTCGATACCGATGGCGAACCAACCGTTTATCGGCTGGGCGGGCTGGCGCTCGAAGCGCTGGAGGCCGTCGTGGGTCGGTCCTTTCGGGTGCAAAGCCATTCGGCCTCCAACCCGTCGGCACCGGGTATGCTCAGCAGCCATTACGCCCCCCGCAAGCCCACGGCTTTGCTGAACGACGCGGCTGGGTACGTTGCCAGTCCAACGGCTGGAGCCCTCGTTTTCAACGATTATCTGCCCAATATCCCGACAGAACAACAGTTGCGCCTCTCGCCCACTGGCGACCTGAACGAAGCCGCCAAAAACCTGTTCAGCTACCTCCGGCAACTCGATGCCATGCCCGTCGAACGCATTTATATTCAGCCCGTTCCGGACGAAGGCCTGGGCCGGGCCATCAACGACCGCCTTCGCCGGGCGGCAGCGTAA